One genomic segment of Thermostichus vulcanus str. 'Rupite' includes these proteins:
- the arsJ gene encoding organoarsenical effux MFS transporter ArsJ, translated as MTPASTAQSAAIRNYALVTAAYWGFTITDGAIRMLVLLHFHKLGFTPIQIATLFLFYEIFGVITNFLGGWIGSLFGLRLTLYGGIALQIFGLVMLGVLNMQWPIWGQVTYVMVAQALAGIAKDLTKMSSKSAIRLVVPKEAESRLFRWVAMLTGSKNALKGVGFFVGAALLQGFGELYGEITGFRIANFVQAGALALIFCSGILLPADMGKIKAKIPFKQLFSKSKEINILSAARFFLFGSRDVWFVVALPVFLYDSLGWTFMQVGTYMATWVIGYGIVQFLAPQLLGSNRPGRAPKARTIQIWTFVLTGVPAIIATAFMAGLAPELVITGGLILFGIVFAFNSAVHSYLVLAYTEDNDVALNVGFYYMANSGGRLLGTVTSGLIFQFYGLEGCLWFSTILILLAGIFSLKLPDPNKGPVEWVVKPGD; from the coding sequence ATGACCCCTGCCTCGACAGCCCAATCCGCCGCCATTCGCAACTATGCCCTAGTTACTGCTGCCTACTGGGGATTCACCATCACCGATGGGGCAATTCGCATGTTGGTGCTCTTGCACTTTCATAAGTTGGGGTTTACCCCGATTCAAATTGCCACTTTGTTTCTTTTCTACGAGATCTTTGGGGTGATCACCAACTTTTTGGGCGGTTGGATTGGATCCCTGTTTGGCCTGCGGCTGACTCTTTATGGTGGTATTGCCCTGCAAATATTTGGCTTGGTGATGCTGGGCGTACTGAATATGCAGTGGCCGATTTGGGGTCAGGTTACCTATGTGATGGTGGCGCAGGCTTTAGCCGGGATCGCCAAAGATCTCACCAAGATGAGTTCCAAAAGTGCCATCCGGTTGGTGGTCCCTAAAGAAGCCGAATCGCGCCTGTTTCGCTGGGTAGCGATGTTGACGGGATCCAAAAATGCCCTCAAGGGGGTAGGGTTCTTCGTGGGGGCCGCACTCCTGCAAGGGTTCGGGGAACTGTATGGCGAGATCACAGGGTTTCGTATTGCCAATTTCGTCCAAGCGGGTGCTCTGGCTTTGATCTTTTGCTCGGGGATTTTACTGCCGGCGGATATGGGCAAAATTAAGGCCAAGATCCCCTTCAAACAACTGTTCTCCAAAAGCAAAGAGATCAACATTCTCTCGGCGGCCCGTTTTTTCCTGTTTGGATCCCGGGATGTGTGGTTTGTGGTGGCGCTGCCGGTCTTTCTCTACGACAGCCTCGGCTGGACGTTTATGCAGGTGGGTACCTACATGGCCACCTGGGTGATCGGCTACGGCATTGTGCAATTTCTGGCCCCACAACTGTTGGGGAGCAATCGCCCCGGACGGGCTCCCAAAGCCCGCACCATTCAAATTTGGACTTTTGTGCTCACGGGGGTGCCGGCGATTATCGCTACGGCCTTTATGGCCGGGTTGGCCCCCGAACTGGTGATCACGGGTGGGCTGATCCTATTCGGCATTGTTTTTGCCTTTAATTCGGCGGTGCACTCCTACTTGGTGCTGGCCTACACCGAAGATAATGACGTGGCCCTGAATGTGGGCTTTTACTACATGGCCAACTCGGGCGGGCGGCTCCTGGGCACGGTGACCTCCGGTTTGATCTTCCAGTTTTACGGTCTAGAGGGGTGTCTCTGGTTCTCCACGATTCTGATTCTGTTGGCGGGGATCTTCTCCTTGAAGTTGCCAGATCCGAACAAAGGGCCGGTGGAGTGGGTGGTTAAGCCAGGGGATTGA